Proteins from a genomic interval of Verrucomicrobiia bacterium:
- a CDS encoding DEAD/DEAH box helicase — MNPLLASEQIQEFLDTFPSKSRRRGKHYFIDGAVIELACIEQDRKYAAVVRGNDDYDVTFRYDPTAGWSALCTCPMERDCKHAVAAMLALKSNGAQLSTIASSLGSKSNSKSKPKAPVVLRQEPKVPQPPASALTVALAQELGRKLDRAEVAYVDFIRHCYENARNGACITGQDLSRLSPQVQDYAWTPLTLWPKAPRDDHQFWLYCAWELRRRKAAIPQFMVPVTDLAAIEPAMNEWQRRKLIESWRADLAQTASESQPEGEPVDFRLMVLPDEVRVQWKMGFEEKFKDLKQTHVRRFHNEQENGALNVTPQADPIWNALYKPYDYYTACHFEYDSAETGKLLRRVLAFPDLAERIVSSDGLPLARPAEPLEYQLQPAKDESDDYELSLRLADGSPAPPVLLALSGQPSLYLTARALFQGPPPHQFGMLEPVRIPAPAMECAQGVAFIQSLQLDLPQRILERTRRVQAVVKLCCEVKPTYQGSQNEAVFIRVLSEVEGKHTEHCGSEGWHVPPNASMPRAKKQPAGSEEVIPLIDRSAQKRFPALLEALNAKWENYHGSWRIRLTKSFPETFLPWLSSLPPEVEVQLDRELATLRDNPVSGTLRLDVEEAGVDWFDLKVALNVSDMTLTPEELKLLLNARGGFVRLGKKGWRRLQFDLTPEEDERLARLGLNARDFTAEPQRLHALQLADEAARKFLPEQKAEEIHRRAAELKTRVTPPVPAAIHAELRPYQVEGFHFLSYLTANRFGGVLADDMGLGKTLQTLAWLSWLRSGGHQSAAAHNGNGGNGNGTNGNGSNTKESNGNGSNDEAKINGSCPLPSLVVCPKSVMDNWRAEAQRFCPGLRVRLWQGEEAAALESARAEADLIVLNYAQMRSLSPEIAQARWQAAILDEAQYIKNPDSQTAQIARTLRAEHRLALTGTPIENRLLDLWSIFAFSMPGVLGNRAQFTRRYNHQEDPLARRRLASRVRPFLLRRAKSQVAQDLPDRIEEDLICEMEGEQKTLYRAEFKRAQQMLLSIATQKELNEQRFHFLTSLLRLRQICCHPALVSEELAKAESAKVSALLDLLEPLMEEGHKVLVFSQFVSMLGILRQTVIERKWAHFYLAGETENRGQLVQEFQIAKGAAVFLISLKAGGFGLNLTAASYVVLFDPWWNPAVEMQAIDRTHRIGQTSKVMAYRLLIKDSIEQKIRQLQRAKAALVQDVLGEEKFAQSLTLDDLRFLFSDEPAAPESSRRPQNTLARLSPSFAPQPTL, encoded by the coding sequence ATGAATCCTTTGCTGGCGAGCGAACAAATCCAGGAATTCCTGGACACTTTCCCCTCGAAAAGCCGCAGACGCGGCAAACACTATTTTATTGACGGCGCCGTTATTGAATTGGCGTGTATTGAACAGGACCGGAAGTATGCCGCCGTAGTTCGGGGCAACGACGATTACGATGTGACGTTTAGGTATGATCCGACCGCGGGCTGGTCTGCACTGTGCACCTGCCCCATGGAGCGTGACTGCAAACACGCCGTTGCGGCCATGCTGGCCCTCAAGAGCAACGGGGCACAACTTTCGACCATTGCTTCCTCGCTTGGCTCTAAATCCAATTCCAAATCGAAACCCAAAGCCCCGGTCGTCTTGCGCCAGGAACCGAAAGTCCCGCAACCCCCGGCGTCTGCTTTAACCGTTGCCTTGGCGCAAGAACTCGGGCGCAAGTTGGACCGGGCCGAAGTGGCCTATGTGGATTTCATCCGACACTGCTATGAGAATGCGCGCAACGGCGCCTGCATAACCGGGCAGGACCTCAGCCGGCTTTCTCCGCAAGTGCAAGACTACGCTTGGACACCGCTGACATTGTGGCCCAAGGCGCCTCGGGACGATCACCAGTTTTGGCTCTATTGCGCCTGGGAACTTCGCCGCCGCAAGGCCGCTATTCCCCAGTTCATGGTTCCGGTGACGGATTTGGCCGCCATCGAACCGGCTATGAACGAGTGGCAACGGCGTAAACTCATCGAGTCCTGGCGCGCCGACCTGGCGCAAACTGCAAGCGAGAGCCAACCGGAAGGCGAACCCGTTGATTTTCGGCTGATGGTGCTGCCCGACGAAGTGCGAGTACAATGGAAAATGGGGTTCGAGGAAAAGTTCAAGGACCTCAAACAAACGCACGTGCGCCGTTTCCACAATGAACAGGAGAATGGCGCGTTAAACGTCACGCCCCAGGCCGACCCCATTTGGAACGCGCTGTACAAGCCTTATGACTATTACACCGCCTGTCATTTCGAGTACGACAGCGCGGAAACGGGCAAGTTGCTGAGGCGCGTCTTGGCATTTCCTGACTTGGCCGAACGTATTGTTTCATCCGATGGCCTGCCGCTCGCGCGCCCAGCCGAGCCGCTTGAGTACCAGCTTCAGCCGGCCAAGGATGAATCCGATGATTATGAGTTATCCCTGCGTTTGGCCGACGGCTCGCCGGCCCCACCCGTCTTGCTCGCGCTGAGCGGCCAGCCTTCTCTCTATTTGACGGCGCGCGCCCTGTTTCAGGGACCTCCCCCACACCAGTTTGGCATGCTCGAGCCGGTCCGCATCCCAGCCCCTGCTATGGAATGCGCGCAAGGGGTGGCTTTCATCCAGAGCCTGCAGTTGGATTTGCCCCAGCGGATACTGGAGCGGACGCGCCGGGTCCAGGCCGTGGTGAAGCTCTGTTGTGAAGTAAAACCAACTTACCAAGGCAGCCAGAACGAGGCCGTGTTTATTCGCGTTCTTTCCGAGGTCGAAGGAAAGCATACCGAGCACTGCGGCAGCGAGGGCTGGCACGTCCCGCCCAATGCCAGCATGCCGCGCGCAAAAAAACAACCGGCAGGCAGCGAGGAGGTTATTCCGCTCATCGACCGCTCGGCTCAAAAGCGATTCCCCGCCCTGCTCGAGGCCTTGAATGCCAAGTGGGAGAATTACCACGGAAGCTGGCGAATCCGGCTGACCAAAAGTTTTCCGGAAACATTCCTTCCCTGGCTCTCCTCCCTGCCACCCGAAGTCGAGGTCCAGCTTGATCGCGAACTGGCCACCCTCAGGGACAACCCGGTCTCAGGCACTCTGCGGCTCGACGTCGAGGAAGCCGGTGTCGATTGGTTCGACCTCAAAGTCGCCCTCAACGTTTCGGACATGACCCTCACCCCTGAGGAATTGAAGCTTCTGCTCAATGCCCGCGGCGGCTTTGTGCGCCTGGGCAAAAAGGGGTGGCGCCGCCTCCAGTTCGACCTCACGCCGGAGGAAGATGAGCGCCTGGCCAGGCTCGGCTTGAATGCGCGCGATTTTACCGCCGAACCGCAACGGCTCCATGCCTTGCAACTGGCCGATGAGGCGGCGCGCAAGTTCTTGCCGGAGCAAAAGGCAGAGGAAATTCACCGCCGCGCCGCCGAGTTGAAAACGCGTGTTACACCGCCCGTCCCTGCCGCCATCCACGCCGAACTGCGCCCCTACCAGGTCGAAGGTTTCCATTTTCTGTCGTATCTGACAGCCAACCGTTTTGGGGGCGTGCTGGCCGATGATATGGGTTTGGGCAAGACCCTCCAAACCCTCGCGTGGCTTTCCTGGCTGCGCTCCGGCGGCCATCAATCCGCAGCGGCCCACAACGGCAACGGCGGCAATGGCAATGGAACCAATGGGAACGGCAGCAATACCAAGGAGAGCAACGGCAACGGCAGCAACGATGAGGCCAAAATTAATGGCTCCTGCCCATTGCCCAGCCTGGTCGTTTGCCCAAAATCCGTTATGGACAATTGGCGCGCCGAGGCCCAAAGATTTTGCCCGGGCTTGCGCGTCCGGCTTTGGCAGGGTGAAGAGGCGGCGGCCTTGGAATCCGCCCGCGCCGAGGCTGACTTGATTGTTCTCAATTACGCTCAAATGCGCAGCCTAAGCCCCGAGATAGCCCAGGCACGCTGGCAAGCGGCCATTCTGGATGAAGCGCAATACATTAAGAACCCCGATTCGCAGACCGCCCAAATCGCGCGCACGCTTCGAGCCGAACATCGGCTGGCCCTGACCGGCACCCCCATCGAAAACCGCTTGCTCGATCTCTGGAGCATCTTCGCCTTCTCGATGCCCGGAGTTCTGGGCAACCGCGCCCAGTTTACCCGCCGCTATAACCACCAGGAGGACCCGCTCGCCCGCCGCCGCCTTGCCTCACGCGTCCGCCCATTCCTGCTGCGCCGTGCCAAAAGCCAGGTCGCCCAGGACCTGCCCGATCGCATCGAAGAAGACCTCATCTGCGAAATGGAAGGCGAGCAGAAGACGCTGTACCGCGCGGAATTCAAGCGCGCGCAGCAGATGCTGCTGAGCATCGCCACGCAAAAGGAACTTAACGAGCAGCGCTTTCATTTCCTCACCTCGCTGCTGCGATTGCGCCAGATTTGCTGCCACCCGGCGCTGGTCAGCGAGGAATTGGCCAAAGCCGAGAGCGCGAAGGTCAGCGCATTGTTGGACCTGCTCGAACCATTAATGGAGGAAGGCCATAAAGTGCTGGTCTTCTCGCAGTTCGTTTCCATGCTCGGCATCTTGCGCCAGACCGTAATTGAGCGGAAATGGGCGCATTTCTATTTGGCAGGTGAAACGGAAAACCGAGGCCAACTCGTGCAAGAGTTCCAGATAGCCAAAGGGGCCGCGGTCTTTTTAATTTCACTCAAGGCCGGCGGTTTCGGCTTGAACCTCACGGCGGCCAGTTACGTCGTCTTGTTCGATCCGTGGTGGAACCCGGCGGTGGAGATGCAGGCCATCGACCGCACTCATCGCATTGGCCAGACCAGCAAAGTGATGGCCTACCGGCTGCTCATCAAAGACAGCATCGAACAGAAAATCCGCCAACTCCAACGCGCCAAGGCCGCCCTGGTCCAGGATGTCCTCGGGGAAGAGAAGTTTGCCCAAAGCCTCACGCTCGATGACCTGCGGTTCCTGTTCAGCGATGAGCCGGCGGCTCCTGAATCGTCAAGACGTCCACAAAATACCCTCGCGCGCCTGAGCCCCTCTTTCGCGCCCCAGCCAACTCTCTAA
- a CDS encoding DNA replication/repair protein RecF, protein MHLARLRLRDFRNYARLDVEFAPGFHLLLGDNAQGKTNILEAIYLIATLRSFRGVGGAQMVRHGQKGYFVGSQIVGQAPQETRMYWSARERSLSLNNRPVRRLTEYLGVLRTVVFCTEDLLLVKGPGRARRRFMDLLLSQTHPSYLPLLQRYTKALRARNALLKKPAPEPAALEGFSRELVGAGSEIIRLRHQLAPGFTPLVIAAYRRIAASSEELRIEYAPSVKGDFAVELANTRPRELAWRMTLLGPHRDELHLSLADRAAAQYASEGQKRTLAIALKMAQAEYLTQLHGAPPVLLIDDIMGELDLKRRTGLVPLLARSEQARGQVFMTATEENWPQELGRQAQRWHVQHGALLKGSSGR, encoded by the coding sequence GTGCACCTGGCGCGACTTAGATTACGCGATTTCCGCAATTACGCGCGGCTGGATGTGGAGTTCGCGCCTGGGTTTCACCTTTTGCTTGGAGATAACGCCCAAGGTAAAACCAACATTCTGGAAGCGATTTATCTCATTGCGACTTTGCGCTCGTTCCGCGGCGTGGGCGGCGCCCAGATGGTGCGTCATGGCCAAAAGGGCTATTTCGTCGGCAGCCAAATCGTCGGCCAGGCCCCGCAGGAGACCAGGATGTACTGGTCGGCCCGCGAGCGGAGCCTCTCGCTCAATAACCGGCCCGTGCGCCGGCTCACCGAGTATCTCGGGGTGCTGCGGACAGTGGTGTTCTGCACAGAAGATTTGTTGCTGGTCAAAGGCCCCGGACGCGCGCGGCGGCGTTTCATGGACCTGCTGCTGTCCCAAACGCATCCAAGCTATTTGCCCCTGCTTCAGCGCTACACCAAAGCGCTGCGCGCGCGCAATGCGCTTCTCAAAAAACCCGCGCCCGAGCCGGCAGCCCTCGAGGGCTTCTCCCGCGAATTGGTTGGCGCAGGCTCGGAAATCATCCGGCTGCGCCACCAGTTGGCGCCGGGGTTCACCCCGTTAGTCATTGCGGCCTACAGGCGCATTGCCGCTTCAAGCGAGGAGTTGCGCATCGAGTATGCCCCCAGTGTGAAGGGAGATTTTGCCGTCGAATTGGCCAACACGCGCCCCCGGGAACTGGCCTGGCGCATGACCCTCCTGGGACCGCACCGGGATGAGTTGCACCTCTCTTTGGCCGACCGCGCCGCAGCCCAATACGCCAGTGAAGGCCAGAAACGCACTCTGGCCATTGCCCTCAAGATGGCCCAGGCCGAATACCTCACCCAACTGCACGGCGCGCCCCCGGTCTTGCTCATCGACGATATCATGGGGGAGCTAGACCTCAAACGCCGCACCGGCCTGGTGCCCTTGCTCGCCCGCTCGGAGCAGGCCCGCGGCCAGGTGTTCATGACCGCCACCGAAGAGAACTGGCCCCAGGAATTGGGCCGGCAGGCCCAACGCTGGCATGTGCAGCACGGCGCGCTGTTAAAAGGGAGTTCAGGAAGATAA
- a CDS encoding c-type cytochrome gives MKKNLFTVCILSVAAMGWSAYGQANPPATLEATNGHAASITYLRDVKPIVMGKCLRCHNQETTKLPNWGDYKTAFADRWELKRRVWDSWKGHYYKQSMPAGNSPESEEMTKQERQTIKNWVEEGAVYGVPETGGLLTSKAEKIEAGKRLFNVVCAVCHQPTGLGLPDKFPPLAESDFLNADKKRAIGILLHGRQGQIVVNGKSFNNSMPSFPLGDEDIANALTFVYNSFGNSGKEVTADEVKALRAQKQEAAPPSNPGQLAKTAKQNDPWE, from the coding sequence ATGAAAAAGAACCTGTTCACTGTATGTATCCTGAGTGTGGCGGCGATGGGTTGGAGCGCCTACGGGCAAGCCAACCCGCCGGCAACCCTTGAGGCCACCAATGGCCATGCCGCCAGCATCACCTATCTGCGCGATGTAAAGCCCATCGTCATGGGCAAATGTCTCCGGTGCCATAATCAAGAGACGACGAAGCTGCCCAATTGGGGTGATTACAAGACGGCCTTTGCCGACCGTTGGGAGTTAAAGCGCAGGGTCTGGGACAGTTGGAAGGGGCATTATTACAAGCAATCGATGCCGGCTGGCAACAGTCCGGAATCCGAAGAGATGACGAAGCAAGAACGGCAGACAATCAAGAATTGGGTCGAGGAGGGGGCGGTGTATGGGGTTCCTGAAACTGGGGGTTTGCTCACATCCAAAGCCGAGAAGATCGAGGCCGGAAAGCGGCTGTTCAACGTCGTTTGCGCGGTGTGCCACCAGCCTACCGGCCTTGGGCTGCCGGACAAGTTCCCCCCGCTGGCCGAGTCGGATTTTCTCAACGCGGACAAGAAACGCGCGATTGGCATCCTGCTTCATGGGCGCCAGGGGCAAATCGTGGTCAATGGCAAGAGCTTCAACAACAGCATGCCTTCCTTCCCGTTAGGGGATGAGGACATCGCCAACGCGCTGACGTTTGTCTATAATTCATTCGGGAACTCGGGCAAAGAAGTCACCGCCGATGAGGTCAAGGCGCTTCGAGCCCAAAAACAGGAAGCGGCCCCGCCCAGCAACCCGGGGCAACTGGCAAAGACTGCCAAGCAAAACGACCCGTGGGAATAA
- the pyk gene encoding pyruvate kinase gives MRAAKEAFERRPVIAGARKTKIVATLGPATESPEMIGRLIEAGVNVFRLNMSHATHDWLRRVVSDIRAAAAARRSFTGIMMDTQGPAIRTGNLGVPLDLRPGQKLVLTVRGERSEEERSVDVNYANFVNDISIGDVVLVDNGNIEMKVLAKHGNRVECEVLTEGKLRSRRHINLPGVKVSLPALTAKDIQDVQAGLAAGVDLIALSFVREARDILQLKELFEGAKNVPLVIGKIEDQQALANLEDIVREADGIMVARGDLGIEIPYEELPIVQRRIVKLCLRHGKPVIVATHMLESMIESPMPTRAEVTDVANAVYEQADAIMLSGETTVGKHPLRCIEVFDRIATRIERSGGANFSESCELTSPRQKLVKSAVVMANELKAEAILVITRSGNTARHTAWLRPRYSKIYALCPGEEVARGLSLSWGVRPFVAPFDLINPENTIEAALKSLLAQERLHPGATVVVIGLILVSDQIVDAVQMRVV, from the coding sequence ATGAGAGCGGCCAAAGAAGCGTTCGAACGAAGGCCGGTCATCGCTGGGGCGCGCAAGACCAAGATCGTTGCCACGCTCGGGCCGGCGACGGAGTCCCCGGAGATGATCGGACGGCTCATCGAGGCGGGCGTGAATGTCTTCCGTCTCAATATGTCTCACGCGACGCACGACTGGCTGCGCCGGGTGGTGAGCGACATCCGGGCGGCGGCGGCAGCACGGCGGAGTTTTACGGGCATCATGATGGACACCCAAGGCCCCGCCATTCGCACCGGCAACCTGGGCGTGCCGCTGGATTTGCGCCCAGGCCAGAAACTGGTCCTGACCGTGCGCGGGGAACGCAGCGAGGAGGAGCGGTCGGTGGATGTCAATTATGCGAACTTCGTCAACGACATCAGCATAGGGGATGTTGTGCTGGTGGATAATGGGAACATCGAGATGAAGGTGCTGGCCAAGCACGGCAACCGCGTCGAGTGCGAGGTGCTCACCGAGGGGAAGCTGCGAAGCCGGCGGCATATTAACCTGCCCGGGGTCAAGGTGAGCCTCCCGGCGCTCACGGCTAAAGACATCCAGGACGTGCAGGCCGGCCTCGCAGCAGGGGTGGATTTGATAGCCTTGTCCTTTGTGCGCGAAGCCCGGGACATATTACAGCTTAAAGAGCTGTTCGAGGGCGCCAAGAATGTGCCCCTGGTGATCGGCAAGATAGAAGACCAGCAGGCCCTGGCCAACCTCGAAGACATCGTGAGAGAAGCCGATGGCATCATGGTGGCGCGCGGCGACCTGGGAATCGAGATTCCGTACGAAGAGCTGCCAATCGTCCAGCGGCGCATCGTCAAGCTGTGCCTGCGTCATGGCAAACCGGTGATTGTGGCGACCCACATGCTCGAGAGCATGATCGAATCTCCCATGCCCACCCGCGCGGAGGTCACAGACGTGGCCAACGCCGTCTATGAACAGGCCGACGCAATTATGCTGAGCGGCGAAACGACGGTAGGCAAGCACCCGCTGCGTTGTATCGAGGTGTTCGACCGGATCGCCACACGAATCGAGCGCAGCGGCGGAGCGAACTTTTCTGAATCGTGCGAGCTGACCAGCCCGCGCCAAAAGCTGGTCAAAAGCGCGGTGGTGATGGCCAACGAATTAAAGGCGGAGGCGATCCTGGTCATTACGCGCAGCGGCAATACGGCGCGGCACACGGCGTGGCTGCGCCCGCGCTATTCGAAGATATATGCCTTGTGCCCGGGCGAGGAAGTGGCGCGGGGCCTGAGCCTGAGTTGGGGGGTGAGGCCGTTCGTGGCGCCGTTCGATCTGATCAACCCGGAGAACACCATCGAGGCGGCGCTCAAAAGCCTGCTCGCCCAAGAGCGGTTGCACCCGGGGGCCACAGTCGTTGTGATTGGCCTCATCCTGGTGAGCGACCAGATCGTCGATGCGGTGCAGATGCGGGTGGTGTGA
- a CDS encoding ABC transporter ATP-binding protein, translating to MSTAIQTTNLTRDFGQFRAVNNLNLRVESGRFYGFLGPNGAGKSTTIKMFTGLLAPTSGAIRILGEDVADPHRAIEVKRRIGVVPENLALFDNLTAREYLTFIGRMYLLPQATVRERCDELLAMMDLEADEKKLTLEFSHGMKKKLALAAALLPNPDLLFLDEPFEGVDAVASRVLRDTLKQSVGRGATVFLTSHVLEIVEKLCTDVGIIAHGELVHQGTMDELRGAGSLEDKFLAVVGNGEHEAQKLSWLEG from the coding sequence ATGAGCACTGCCATCCAGACCACCAACCTGACACGCGACTTCGGCCAGTTCCGTGCCGTCAATAACCTCAATCTCCGCGTCGAATCGGGCCGCTTTTATGGTTTCCTTGGCCCCAACGGCGCCGGCAAATCCACCACCATCAAGATGTTCACCGGCCTGCTGGCCCCTACCTCCGGCGCTATCCGCATTCTGGGCGAGGACGTTGCAGACCCCCACCGCGCCATCGAGGTCAAGCGCCGCATCGGCGTCGTGCCGGAGAACCTCGCCCTTTTCGATAACCTCACTGCGCGCGAATACCTCACCTTCATCGGGCGCATGTATCTCCTGCCACAAGCCACCGTCCGCGAGCGGTGCGACGAATTGCTCGCCATGATGGACCTCGAAGCCGACGAGAAAAAGCTCACGCTCGAATTCTCCCATGGCATGAAGAAGAAACTCGCCCTGGCCGCCGCTCTGCTCCCCAATCCCGACCTCTTGTTCCTCGATGAACCTTTCGAGGGCGTCGATGCCGTCGCCTCCCGCGTCTTGCGCGACACCCTCAAGCAATCCGTCGGGCGCGGCGCCACGGTTTTTCTCACTTCGCACGTGCTGGAGATTGTGGAAAAACTCTGCACCGACGTCGGCATCATTGCCCATGGGGAACTTGTTCATCAAGGGACTATGGACGAGCTGCGCGGCGCCGGCTCGCTCGAAGACAAGTTCCTCGCGGTGGTCGGCAATGGCGAACACGAGGCGCAGAAGCTGAGCTGGCTCGAGGGTTGA
- a CDS encoding radical SAM protein, translated as MSTDTATLSRSRTDAAPAPEALSQTPPPVARPKTGLIKLMRDVLNHGGPGYLQFAITNICNAKCDFCGFAVDRFDPKQRRSVTLQEARDVIDICVKNHIGYLLFVGGEPLVHKDLRAMTRYAAERGIHPMICTNGSLWTEANMRELASDGLSSVIMSIDAHDVARHEKNRGLPDVCRKIQRANAVFAELGIQTTASVTASKLIEDYDKLPAFLGELGFKSCTFSYPLTNLASSYLSFSDSSLVSYKTEELIQVFEKIKQMKKRSGFPVVNPTESLSEMQRHLRRQPERFGCLGGHKYFYLDWKLNLYRCHFWEKPMCSIYEFDESKLIRDGCTRCMIDCYRDPSVLQFVAISASDAWKQLRKGNLAGAARHLLDRRNLTSLKAVWEDRKWIGKV; from the coding sequence ATGAGCACCGACACCGCTACGTTGAGCCGCAGCCGAACCGATGCCGCCCCCGCCCCGGAGGCGCTTTCGCAAACGCCACCGCCTGTTGCCCGGCCCAAAACGGGTCTGATCAAGTTGATGCGGGATGTGCTCAATCATGGCGGTCCCGGTTACCTCCAGTTTGCCATCACCAATATTTGTAATGCCAAATGCGATTTCTGCGGATTTGCCGTGGACCGCTTCGATCCGAAGCAACGGCGGAGCGTGACGTTGCAGGAGGCACGGGATGTGATCGATATTTGCGTGAAGAATCACATCGGTTACCTGTTGTTTGTTGGGGGCGAGCCGCTGGTGCACAAAGACCTGCGGGCGATGACGCGCTACGCGGCTGAGCGCGGGATTCACCCGATGATCTGCACAAACGGATCGCTCTGGACGGAGGCCAATATGCGCGAGCTGGCCTCGGACGGTTTGAGCAGCGTGATCATGTCCATTGACGCCCATGATGTGGCCCGGCACGAGAAGAACCGCGGGCTGCCGGATGTCTGCCGCAAGATTCAGCGGGCCAACGCGGTGTTTGCCGAACTGGGGATTCAGACGACCGCCAGCGTGACGGCGAGCAAGTTGATCGAGGACTACGATAAGCTGCCGGCGTTTCTTGGCGAACTGGGTTTCAAGAGCTGCACGTTCAGTTACCCGCTGACCAACCTGGCATCCAGCTACCTGAGTTTCAGCGACTCCAGCCTGGTCAGCTACAAAACCGAGGAACTGATCCAGGTCTTCGAGAAAATCAAACAAATGAAAAAGCGCAGCGGCTTCCCGGTGGTCAATCCGACGGAGTCGCTGAGCGAAATGCAACGGCACCTGCGGCGCCAACCGGAGCGTTTCGGTTGTTTGGGCGGGCACAAGTACTTTTACCTCGATTGGAAACTGAACTTATACAGGTGCCATTTTTGGGAAAAGCCGATGTGCAGCATTTACGAGTTCGACGAATCGAAACTCATCCGAGACGGTTGCACGCGTTGCATGATCGATTGCTACCGTGACCCCAGCGTGCTGCAGTTCGTGGCCATTAGCGCCAGCGATGCCTGGAAGCAATTGCGCAAAGGAAATTTAGCCGGCGCCGCCCGGCACCTGTTGGACCGCCGCAACCTGACCTCGCTCAAGGCCGTTTGGGAAGACCGCAAATGGATTGGAAAGGTTTAG
- a CDS encoding sugar phosphate isomerase/epimerase translates to MRFGINTFLLTSPFTNKSTNLFPKIKRWGFESVEIPIEDPSHINPAVVKRELDKAGLVCGSVCACLGPDRDLRGTPRQQKTGLNYLKKVIDQMVVLDSPSLIGPIYSAVGRADAVPRAEYKRQWKTAVKNIKDLCAYAQKHGKQVCLEPLNRFETDFINTCDQALQMVKDVGSPALKIQLDTFHMNIEEKNQAAAIRKAGKHLAHLHACGCDRGTPGNDCIDWPGIAAALKEIDYQGDVVIESFTTNVKVIARAAAIWRQIEPTQEEIAVKGLKFLQRIL, encoded by the coding sequence ATGAGATTCGGAATCAATACATTCCTCCTGACATCGCCGTTTACCAACAAGAGCACAAATCTCTTTCCAAAAATCAAACGATGGGGCTTTGAATCCGTCGAGATTCCTATCGAGGACCCCTCCCACATCAATCCTGCGGTGGTGAAGAGGGAATTGGACAAGGCCGGGCTGGTGTGCGGCTCGGTTTGCGCCTGCCTGGGGCCCGACCGGGATTTGCGCGGCACACCGCGGCAGCAGAAAACCGGGCTCAATTATCTCAAAAAAGTCATCGACCAGATGGTGGTGCTGGACTCCCCGTCCCTGATTGGGCCGATCTACTCGGCCGTTGGCCGCGCCGATGCGGTGCCCCGCGCCGAGTACAAGCGCCAATGGAAAACAGCCGTCAAGAATATCAAGGACCTCTGCGCTTACGCGCAGAAACACGGCAAACAGGTGTGCCTCGAACCGCTCAATCGCTTCGAGACGGACTTTATCAACACTTGCGACCAGGCGCTGCAGATGGTCAAAGATGTCGGCAGCCCGGCGCTGAAGATTCAGCTCGATACCTTTCACATGAACATCGAGGAGAAAAACCAGGCCGCCGCTATCCGCAAAGCGGGCAAGCACCTGGCCCACCTGCATGCCTGTGGTTGCGACCGCGGCACGCCCGGTAACGACTGTATTGATTGGCCGGGAATAGCCGCTGCCCTAAAGGAAATCGATTACCAAGGCGATGTCGTGATTGAGTCCTTCACGACCAACGTGAAGGTCATCGCCCGCGCGGCAGCCATTTGGCGTCAGATCGAGCCGACCCAGGAAGAGATCGCCGTTAAAGGCCTGAAGTTTTTGCAAAGGATTTTATAA
- a CDS encoding response regulator gives MKPKTILVIDDSLVVLQALSMKLRSRGYRVVTAADSSTGISLMRQEKPDLLILDVNFPTDSWDGFGLMTWFRRMEESRELPIVVISGSDEGNYEQRCREAGAVGFFLKPLDYELLLAALRQALHQTPEEQALVALPVVDSPPLRPSQVERPELVLLVEDDKSLRETLELFLQSEGFRVTSVPDGSEGLRQVIATEFHITLSDMVMPNMPGDQFYKEVERVKPHLCRRFIFMTGHQADPRSDAFIRRVHSFMLWKPFPLCDLLTAINVVWKKSQSGPVPSPGLSAKPPLSLAMAAR, from the coding sequence ATGAAACCTAAGACAATTCTTGTTATCGACGATAGCCTGGTTGTGCTGCAGGCCTTATCCATGAAACTGCGGAGCAGGGGTTACCGGGTCGTTACGGCTGCGGATTCCTCCACCGGGATCAGCCTGATGCGCCAGGAGAAACCGGACCTGCTTATTCTGGATGTTAATTTTCCAACCGACTCTTGGGACGGCTTTGGTCTGATGACGTGGTTCAGGCGGATGGAGGAGAGCCGGGAATTACCCATCGTCGTGATTAGCGGCAGCGATGAGGGGAATTATGAGCAGCGGTGCCGTGAGGCAGGAGCCGTTGGCTTCTTCCTCAAGCCGCTGGATTACGAGCTACTCCTGGCTGCCTTGCGCCAGGCTCTTCATCAAACCCCCGAAGAACAGGCGCTGGTGGCTCTGCCCGTCGTCGATTCCCCACCCCTGCGGCCTTCCCAGGTGGAACGGCCAGAACTGGTTTTGCTCGTTGAAGATGACAAGAGCCTTCGTGAGACCTTGGAGCTTTTCCTCCAGTCGGAGGGATTTCGGGTCACCAGCGTCCCGGATGGTTCGGAGGGCTTGCGCCAGGTCATCGCAACCGAGTTTCACATTACACTCTCGGACATGGTCATGCCCAATATGCCAGGAGATCAGTTTTACAAGGAGGTCGAGCGCGTCAAACCGCATCTGTGCCGCCGCTTCATCTTCATGACCGGTCACCAGGCCGACCCTCGTTCTGACGCCTTCATTCGGCGCGTCCACAGCTTCATGCTCTGGAAACCATTTCCGCTTTGCGACCTGCTGACGGCTATCAACGTTGTCTGGAAGAAAAGCCAGTCTGGCCCAGTCCCCTCCCCGGGCCTTTCCGCCAAACCGCCCCTTTCCCTGGCGATGGCCGCCCGCTAA